A region of Ictidomys tridecemlineatus isolate mIctTri1 chromosome 4, mIctTri1.hap1, whole genome shotgun sequence DNA encodes the following proteins:
- the LOC120889783 gene encoding uncharacterized protein LOC120889783 isoform X2 — MVKTSGEASIVLDREIDPWLREDVRSTHPAIYLCSVIYLPIGDKGTQDLLKNCLARMYLKIRRENMSTGFTFFIFAHVGQICTIGEHLVGAPIKSKWQLGNHSKV, encoded by the exons CTTCAATTGTTTTGGATAGAGAGATTGATCCCTGGCTAAGAGAAGATGTGAGGTCTACCCATCCAGCAATTTACCTTTGCTCTGTGATCTATCTTCCTATTGGGGACAAGGGCACTCAG gACCTGTTGAAAAATTGTCTTGCAAGAATGTACCTCAAGATACGGAGAGAAAACATGAG CACCGGGTTCACATTCTTCATTTTTGCTCATGTCGGTCAAATATGCACAATTGGAGAACACCTTGTAGGAGCACCAATAAAATCCAAGTGGCAGCTGGGAAACCACTCCAAAGTGTGA